A segment of the Ovis canadensis isolate MfBH-ARS-UI-01 breed Bighorn chromosome 17, ARS-UI_OviCan_v2, whole genome shotgun sequence genome:
CTATAAAGACGCCATCTACGTGTTTGGTGGAGACAACGGGTGAGTCTGGGTCTCAAGGGAGGAGCAGGGTGGTGGGGACTTGGTCTCTGCAGCCCCACCGCCACTCTTCCAAATGAGAGCTAAGCCCTGGGCCCAGCTCCCGAATCCGTGAGGCTCTCTCAGCGATGGGGAGCACACACTGAAGTCAGGGAGCCGGCCCTGTCCTGCATGAGTGGACGCAGCCTTGAAGGAGACGCGTCTGCCCCGGCCGGCGCCCCGGCCAGGCGCTGCTCCTTCCCCGCGCCCCACGCGGGCGGCTGACGAGCTTCAGAGAACACAGATTTCCTGCCTTCCAGCGTTGCTCACTTGCACGAGGGTTTCCCTACGTTTCGCGGCACATGCCTGGCAAACAGCCTTTCCCGGTGGCCCGTCTCCACCCCACGACGGTTCCCGGTTCAGTGGTGGCTGGCTTCCTTCTGTGAAGCAGCTGCTGAGGTGGCCCTTGGTCTGTGCGGCCGCGTCCTGCTGCTGGCCTGGTTCCTCCAGGAGCTGCGTCTCCCCGGAGAGACGGAGCTGTCTTAGCaagggcggggccgggccgggctaCCACAGCAGGCCGGCAGGCTTATTCTGCACCAGGAGAGAGGAAGAGTCTGGAGCAGAGAGATCCGTGTGGCAGGACTGTGCTGCCTGGAgtctgctgggcttccctgccgCGTGCACCCCGGGTGTACACAGGAGAGGCCAGGGATGGCCCCCGGGGCTCTGGAGGGTTGGGAGCCAGCGGGGTGTGAGGCTGAAGTTGGGCTCCTGGACACACAGGGCTTGGTTGAGGTCAGCTTGGTGGCTTTGAGAACGTGGCTTCAACCCTCCACTGCCCCGTGTCTCCTCTGTCGAAGGCGGTGGGCTTCCGCCTTGCTTTTGAAAGGTGCTCCTGAGGGTCAGTGAGCCCCGGGCTGTCAGGGTCCGGGACGCAGGTGTCCCCGTGGGGCGGGCGCTGTGGGCACAGACCGATCCCGCCCTTGAGCCTGTCCGCCCCTCTCCGCCACACACTGGCCTGTAGCTCAGGCAGGCCTGGCCTCTGACGGGCTGTGGCCGCAGTCCCACAGGATCCCTCCGTGGGGCCTGCACACTGGGGAGAAGGGGCTTCCAGCCTCTCTGCCCACGCGCAGCCGGCTGGAGCATGTTCCTTCTTGGCTCACAACCCGGCACGGCCCCCTCTTTGGGGAAAGGCGCGCGCCCTCCTGGCAGCGTGTGAGACCCTGCACGCGTGTCCACAGCGCCGCTGCCCTTGCCTGTGTGGTACTGGGCACCCTGCCTCACTGTGACTTGGCTGCACGTGAGgaccctccccctgcctccctgtttcccaccctccctgcccctcctctgcATCTCCTGGGATTGAggcctcccccccacccctcagACCAGCTGGACCAGCCGGTGGCCTCCCCTCCGCTTCTGCCCCTCTTCCGGCTCCACTGGTCCTCAGAGCAGCCGGATGTTCGCTGGGTCTCTCCTTGGCCGGGGCTGGAGCTCTGTCCCAGCTCTAATTCCACACATGTGTGCCCTTGGCGGGAATGGAACGCGGAAGAGGCGTCCATCCCCAGGGGTTTACTGCAGCCTGAAGGAGACTCCCGCGAGCCAGAAAAGGCCTAGTGGCCAGCGCAGGGCCGGGGGTGATGAGTCCCCCACCCTGTGCCGGGGACACAGCCTTTGAGTGACAGCTGTGTAGCCGGAAGCAGAAACATTTTCTCTGCAAAGAGACACTAAGAAACAGAGAAGGATTTGTCTCACTTGAGCTGGAACTTTGTAAACAGCGCAGAGTGGCTCCTCCTGCTTAGAGGGGTGCGCAGGGGCGAGGGAGGGGCCGGTCTCTCCTGCTTCTCTGCCCGTGGGGCGTGGCCTCAGGCCCTGTGGTCGCCCAGGCTGTTTCCTCAAGGGGGAGCAGAGGCGCAGGCCTGGCCCACGGGCAGGGGTGCTGGGCTCTTCCTGGGTGGACGCCCTTCTCGCTCTTCCTGTGAGGGCTGGGGGGTAACGGGTGGGTGGTGTTAGGTGGCCTGTGGTTCTGCTTGTGCTTTATTGTATCTCGAATGTGGTTATTATCTTGGCTCTGCCATAAAGAGGcgacaggaagagagagaaggcatGGGGCCTCCCTGACCCGCTGCGGCCTGGGAGCAAGAGTGGGGTGGCTGGTGAGACGCAGGGTGCCTGGAACCAGGCGTGCGTCCCGACCCTGGGCGGGTTGGTCCCGCATCCACGGGGAGCTCCCTTTGGGGTCCCGTCTCTGGACCCTCGAGCATCAGCTAGCTGCCCTGGCTGAGCCTCTCAATCAGCTGCCCGTGTCCATCCGCCGGTCCCCACTGTCTTTCAGGAAGACGATGCTCAATGACCTCCTGCGCTTCGACGTGAAGGACTGCTCCTGGTGCAGGTGGGAGCCCCCGGCCCAGACACGAGCGCCCCCGGCCGGGTCCCGCGCGTGCAGGCTAGAGGTGCTTCAAGGAGCTGATGACCGCATCCAGCCCCTCTCAGTGACCCCtggccttctcttttctttctgcttcctttcttttctggtcTGAGGCTGAGATTGGATTTTCCGAATCTTGTGATTTTAGGGGATCCAGTTGTGGGTCCTTAGGTTCTGCTTCAGGAGAGCtgttccatcaccagctccatcTCCCAGGCCAGGGGCTGCTGTGGGAGCCCACTGGGGGGCCGTGGGCTGACGGGTCCTTCCAGGACTGTCTCCGCCACTAGAGGGGCCACCCAGCAGCTGCCCCCCACCCTGCCTTTCCCCAGGCCCATCCCGTTCCGGGAGGCCCCGCACAGGCAGCGGGCAGCCCGCAGGTCCCAGGCCCtccctgctgtgtggccttgggcaagacgCACGCCCTCTCTGAGCTCTGGGTGTCTGTGCCCTTCTGCTCCAGTCCAGCCCCGCTGGGGGCAGCTCCCAGCCGAGGGGAGGAGAAGATGCCGGGGCTAGGAAGTGTTGGGCTTCCTCCTGAGCTGTGCCCACTGCCGGCCTCTGTAGCAGCTCTGGGCCCTGCCTTCCGCGGGGTTGGGGGGTCTCACCGCCCCGCCTTTGACAGAGGAGGATGTCTGGGCCTGAGACTCGCAGCGGCACCCTGCCCAGACCCCCAGGAGGCGCTGGGGTCAGGTCAGTTGGTTTGGTGGTTCTCTCGCACTTGGTTGCAAACTGTGTGCGGGAGTTACGGGTGAACTGGAAAATCACTCTCGAGACTTTGAATTCATGGTTAAAAATTGCTTCAGTTAAAAGTCTGAAAAGGAGCAGCTAAGTCGCATGGACACCTGCGCTGCAGAGCACGGCCCAGCCTGGGGCTGCAGGGGGGATGGCTCCAGAGGGGCCAGGAGGCCAGCGCGAGATCCCACTGCGGAGATCCCACTCAGCCCCGTCTGACTCTCGGCGGCCACATGGGgtgtgcgccaggcctccctgtccacggTCTCCTGCTGGGGGTCtgtgctgcgtcgcttcagtcgtgttcgactctttgtgaccccgtggactgtagcaaccaggcccctctgtccgtggggctctccaggcaagaagaccggAGCGGGCTGCCCTTTCCTCTCCCAGGGCaccttcccgaccccgggattgaacctgggtctcctgcagctgGCTTGGGGGCCGCATTGCAGGCCGATACTTCACCCTGAGCCGCCAAGGAAGTCCAgtgtctctgggagtttgctcagattcgtgctCACTGAGTTGGTCATAgagaaatcacagaaaattacTCAGAGGCGTAACTGTGGGGAAGGTGGGGAGGTGTACCCTCAAGCTGTGGATAGTGGTTTCTGGCAAAGGGATTATATGtgaggttttgtttttcccttagtTGGCAGTTTTTTTAAGGCTTctataatgagaaagcagagagcAGTTTGGGGGTGATGGGGCTGCCCCCCGCTTGCACCTGATGCCCCTTCCCCCCTCAGGGCCTTCACCACCGGGACCCCCCCGGCCCCCCGATACCACCACTCCGCCGTGGTCTACGGGAGCAGCATGTTCGTCTTCGGTGAGCGCCGCCTCCCGTCGAGCCTCGGCCCCGGGCTGtgctgggccagcctctctatgcCCCATCCTCCAGCGCCTGTGCTgggtcgggggcctctcgggtccCCTCCCCCAACCGTCCTGATCTCCAGGGGGCACCGTCTGCCTCTGCGCCCGGCTGCTGTCCCCAGAGCCTCGAGCAGGAGCTGATGGGCGGCAGGGGTCCTGGGAGACGTGCTGACCGAGGGCAGACCCCGCCCGTGCCCACCGCCCCCTGGGTTTGCAGACTGAGCTGACGCCCCGGGCTGTGGGGGCTTCTTGCTCTCTTTACAGGGGGCTACACTGGCGACATCTATTCCAACTCAAACTTGAAGAACAAAAACGACCTCTTTGAATACAAGTTTGCAACTGGCCAGTGGACAGAGTGGAAAATTGAAGGACGGTGAGACTGTGCTGAGACCTTTGGGGTTGTACGGGCTGTCATGCTGGGTCTCGGGGGGCGGCGGGCCTGGACTGGCTTCTGTGGGGTTACAGATGAAGGGGCCTTCCGGGacggcccaggggttaagactgccttccaaggcaaggggtgtgggttcgaaccctggtcagggagctacgATCCCACTTGCCTCGGCCAAAGGACGAAAGCCCAAGACGGAAGCAGTgttcctaaccctaaccctaactctaAAAGCTAAGAGGGGCCCGCAGCCTGAAAGTGAGGGCCCGCAACGGCCGAGCTGGGAGCCCGCAGCACCCGCCAGCTGGCCCTGTTTGCCCATCCCTGGCTCTCAGCTCCCCTGGACCCCTCCGGAGGGTAGGGAGACCCAGTGTTCTGCGGACGGCCTCCTCTGGCCCTGCTTCACAGGCGCCCCCTCGACACCAGGCAGGGGCTTGGAGGGGGCTCTGTGCCCTTGGACGTGTGACTCCTCGTCCAGTGCCCATGCGGGCTCAGACTCTGCCAGGTCCCTTATTCCCAGCAGCCCGGGTCAGCGGGTGTGGGCACGTTCGCCCCAGGGCGGTGGGGCTCACAGGGCTGGGACCCGGGCTATGTGGGGCTGTGCGGCTCAGCTCTGCCCagggtgcccccagccctgccctccactTGCCCCAGGCTGCCAGTCGCCCGCTCGGCCCACGGTGCCACGGTGTATAGTGACAAGCTGTGGATCTTTGCCGGCTATGATGGCAACGCCAGGTAGGCCGTGGCCAGAGACACGCCGGGCGCAGAGCGGCCCGCCTGCCCCGGGGAGGAGGCACGAGCTGGGTTTCCCAGGAGGCTGGGTATGTGGATGCGGCTGGGGGAAGGCCACTGAGTGGAGGCCCCCCCGCCGGacccccaccggggacaggcgcTCTGGCACCCCTGAAGCTCCTGGGGTGACTGAAGGCATGGTGGGCCCCACACGTCTAGACTGCTGGCCAAGGACGCCCAGGACCGTAGCTGGTGTCCTCAGAGCTCAGAGCGGGGGAGGCAGGCGCCTTCCTGCTGTGGAACGTCAGCGAACGTCGACGTTGCTGTGTTCTGATTACAAAAGCACCAAGCGCTCAGTCCCCAGGACCCCAGCCAGTTCCAGAAGCCCCGAGTGCCGCAGGCTTCGTGGTGGCCCCCGGGGCCTCCGGGCAGCCCCCAGCCGAAGCCCCCACCCCAAGGCCGCTCTGTAGTCCCCAATCAGATTCCCTCCTGGGGCCGTCTGTCCCGGCCGGGCCCAGGCCCACCCTGACCTCCAGCCCAGCTGCGGGGCCCCACCCCCTCTGTCCCGATGCAGGTTGAATGACATGTGGACCATCGGCCTCCAGGACCGGGAGCTCACGTGCTGGGAGGAGGTGAGGGCCGTGGGCTGGGGAGGCCGCCTTGCTCCGGGCCGGGAGACCATGGCCGAGCCTGTGACTGCCATAGCTGGGGATGATGCATCCTTCCTCAGACACGATGGGGGCGACTGCTGTTGGGGTCCTGGGTGGCCTGTCGCCCGCTGCCCTGCCGCCCCTGTCGTAAGGCACCCCCGCTGTTCACCCTGGGCCCGTCCACGTGGGGCTTTCAGCTGTTGTGCGGACGCGGGCTGTGAGTCCTTGGGGTGAGCATAGCCCCAGCTCAGCGGCCCGGGCCGGGCGCGGGCTGAGCGGCCTCCCCACCCCGCAGGTGGCCCAGAGCGGCGAGATCCCGCCCTCCTGCTGCAACTTCCCGGCCGCCGTGTGCAGGGACAGGATGTTCGTCTTCTCGGGCCAGAGTGGGGCCAAGATAACCAACAACCTTTTCCAGTTCGAGTTCAAGGACCAGACGTGAGTTCCCTGCAGGCGGGGCCCCCGTCAGCGCTCCACACCCGTGCCTGGGGGCTGCCCCTGTGGGCCCCACACACAGCTGGCCGCCTTGGCCCAGGGCGCTACTGCAGCCTGGATGGCCGCCCTCTGGGTCCCAGCTTGAAGAGAGCCGCCCCCTGGCCCTCCACTGCTGCCTGCtctgtggggggcagggaggctgaGACGGACCCCACGGTGGTCCTGAGGGGCCAGACAGGGCTGGTGCCGGGGTGGACTGGGGCGGGGGGCTCAGCGCCCAGGCGGAGGCTGCGGGCGGCAGGAGCTGCCGCCTCATGGATGGTCATATGCAGCGTGAGCCCGGCTCGCAGGTGGACACGCATCCCCACCGAGCACCTGCTGCGGGgcgccccgccgcccccgcaGCGGCGCTACGGGCACACCATGGTGGCCTTTGACCGCCACCTCTATGTGTTCGGGGGCGCGGCCGACAACACCCTCCCCAACGAGCTGCACTGCTATGACGTGGACTTCCAGACCTGGGAGGTCATCCAGCCCAGCTCGGATAGCGAGGTGAGTGCGGCCGGCCTGCGGTGCCCCCGGCGGCCGGCAGCAGCGAGGCCAGGGTGCCCAGGGCCCTCAGCGCCGGACGCTGCGGCCCAGCCCTCTGCCCTCCACTGAGCACCCGCGCAGTAAAGCGCAGCAGCGGTGTGCGTGCGCCATGCCGGGCACGTTCCTGGGATGTGCGCGTGAACGGGGCCTGCATCCCGTCTCCGCTGTGCCTGGGGGAGCCCCCGTCCAGCCCCTCCTACACCCACACTGTGGCCCCAGCACCCATCCACAAGCTGGGCGGGGCCAGCAGCGGCCTCCTGCCGCCCGCCCAGCCATTGCTGAGGGCCCTGCTCGCGCCTATTGCCCCCAGGTCGGCGGGGCCGAGATGCCAGAGCGAGCGTCCGCTTCCGAGGAGGTGCCTGCTCCCGGCTCCGAGGAGCGGACCGGCTGCAAGAAGTCCCGGGACGTGTTCGGCCTGGACTTCGGCAGCACCACCTCCAGGcagccctccctgcctgcctcagaGGTGAGGCCCGGCACCCTCCTGGCCCCTGCtgcgcgcccccccccccccccccccccgcccttcACTCACGCCCTGGAGCCGGTGGTGTGGTCAGGAGACGGAGGCTTGGGGGTCACCCAGCACGTGAGGGGAGGCCCGGAGCCCACGCCCCCTGGCCGGGCTGCAGGAGTGCAGGGCGTGGCGCCTGGCGCCGCCTCGCGGGGCACAGGGTCTATCCTTCCCTTTTGCGCACACAGGCCCCCCTTCCCCCCACACGTGGTTTTTCTGGGGAGGGGGGCGTCTGGTCTCCTGTCCTGTGATCCCCCGCTCTTCCAGGCCACTGGTGCCGTCCTTGTTTACAGCCAGGCCGGCGCGGGGCCTCAGGCAGCTCCGCCGCCGGACACCCCCGCGCCTTCCTTGTCCCCTCCGCCGACTGACCCCTTTCCACCCAGCTGCCCAGCGGAAGACTCTTCCACGCGGCCGCCGTCATCTCGGACGCCATGTACATCTTCGGGGGCACAGTGGACAACAACATCCGGAGCGGGGAGATGTACAGGTTCCAGGTGGGGCGGCGGCCGCCGAGGTCGGGCTGGGGGCGGCCCGCCGCGGGCCCGGGGAGCCTGGGCGGCGCCGCGCGGGCCGGCAGCGCGCTCTCTGCTTGCAGTTTTCCTCCTACCCCAAGTGCACGCTGCACGAGGACTACGGGCGGCTGTGGGAGGCCCGCCAGTTCTGCGACGTGGAGTTCGTGCTGGGCGAGGTGggtgctcccccaccccccgtgCCCGCCAGCGGCCCCTGCCCCGGGCCCCGCCCTCCGCTGAGCCCTGCCTCTCCCCGCAGAAGGAGGAGTGCGTGCAGGGCCACGTGGCCATCGTCACGGCGCGCAGCCGCTGGCTCCGCAGGAAGATCGCCCAGGCGCGGGTGAGGCCGCGCGCGCCCCGCGGCGCCCCTGCCCCGGCCCGTCCGCCGCTTCCGTGGCGCCCTGAGCCCTCTTCCTCTGCCCAcagaagctggaggaggaggcggcCCCGGCGCCCAGGGAGGGCCCTGTGGCTGCTGCGGGAGCGGCCCGGCCGCCCCTGCTGCGCGTGGCCATCCGCGAAGCCGAGGCGCGGCCGTTCGAGGTTCTCATGCAGTTCCTGTACACCGACAAGATCCAGTACCCGCGGAAAGGTCGGCGCGCCGCGACGGGGCGGGCCCCGGTGGGTGGGCCCCAGGCGGGCAGGCGGGGGCGGCCTGCGGCTCCTGGGCCCCGTTCCCCCCGCGCGGCCCGAGGCTCAAGGGGGCTCTGGGGGCGCAGGTCACGTGGAGGACGTGCTGCTCATCATGGACGTGTACAAGCTGGCGCTGGGCTTCCAGCTCTGCCGCCTGGAGCAGCTGTGTCGCCAATACATCGAGGCCTCGGTGGACCTGCAGAACGTGCTGGTCGTGTGCGAGAGCGCCGCCCGGCTGCAGCTGGGCCAGCTCAAGGTGCCGGCGGGGTCCCCCGGCGGCCCCCACCCGCGCCCCTCCCGCTGCGGCCCGACCCGGGGAGCCTGACCCGGCGCCCACCGCCTGTGTGTGCAGGAGCACTGCCTGAACTTTGTGGTGAAGGAGTCGCACTTCAACCAGGTGATCATGATGAAGGAATTTGAgcgcctctcctcccctctgatCGTGGAGATTGTGCGGCGGAAGCAGCagccgccgccccgcgccccctcCGACCAGCCGGTGGACATCGGTAGGGAGCCCTCCTCTTCCGAGGGCGGAGGGCACATTGGGCACAGGGTCCAACCGCAGGCGACTCATGCTCGGGCAAGGCGGAGCCCCGCCAAGTGGGCTGGGCGCCAGGGCTGCACCTCCGGAGGTGTTCCTGGGGGCACATGGGCCCTCGCTGGCAGCTGCTGCCCTGACTGGGGCGCCAGGCCTGAGGGTCTGTCTTTAGTGGGCCAGCTTCTCTTCCAGGTGCGCCCAGGTCTGGGGCCTGGTGACGGGTGGGCGCGGCCCTCAGATGCTCGGTGcctccctgccctgtccccacCGAGCCGGGAAGGGACCTTAGGCTCCTTCACCACCTGGCCCCGGCTCCAGGTGACACAGCACAGGGGTGGGCGGGCTCCGGGGGCCAAATCACGGAGGAGGCCGGGCTGTGGAGTGGGGGGCGGAGCCCCAAGGGCCAGAGCGGGGGGAGGGGCTTGTGGGGGGCGCGGCCACGTGGCAGACGCGCAGGGGGCGGGCCTCAAGCCCTAAGTCGGGAGCAGCCCTCTAGCAGGCTCCCTCCACACCCCCAGGCACGTCTCTGATCCAGGACATGAAGGCATACTTGGAGGGCGCGGGCGCGGAGTTTTGCGACATCACCCTCCTGCTGGACGGTCACCCGCGGCCAGCCCACAAGGCCATCCTGGCCGCCCGCTCCAGGTGGGTGGGGTGTGGTGCGTGGGCGCGGGGTCGGGCGCCGGCTGCCTTGCTGAGGCTGCCTGCCGCCCGCAGCTACTTCGAGGCCATGTTCCGGTCCTTCATGCCCGAGGACGGCCAGGTGAACATCTCCATCGGGGAGATGGTGCCGAGCAGGCAGGCCTTCGAGTCCATGCTGCGGTACATCTACTACGGCGAGGTCAACATGCCGCCCGAGGACTCGCTGCATCCTCGCCTCCGGGCTCCCGGCGACGCCCGCCGGCCCTGCCTGGCCGGGCGGTTTCCCAAGGCTTCCTGGTGGCCCCATCTCCCCTGAGCCCTCGGGAGCAGCCAGTCCAGCTCAGAGGGTTCTGCAGCCAGGAGGGACGGGGGGCTCTGAGGACGCGTGGCTCCCGGGCACGTCTGCTGTGTGCTGGTCGGAGCCAGGGAGGGGGAGGATGGGTCTGCAGGTGCGTGGGGGACTTCCCTTGGGAGAGGAGTCTGGGGTGTTCTTTGGATCCTGAATTGGGCCCTGGACCCCCAAGTGGTTCAGAGCCCAGGCAGAGGACAGGTCTGCCCTGCCTGGATGGGAGCCCAGCGTCCTGGTGGTGGGCGGGCCGCCATGTCCTGAGGCCCTCCGCGGGGAGGGGAGGCAAGCTCGCTTGGCCGGCGGCTCCTTAACCAGCTCCCAGCTACCTGTTCTCAGCGCCGTACTACTACGGCTTCTACAACAACCGTCTGCAGGCCTACTGCAAGCAGAACCTGGAGATGAACGTGACGGTGCAGAACGTGCTACAGGTGGCCGCCCTGGGTCTGGGCCTGGCCCTCCGCGTcttggcggggcggggcggggcggggcggggcgccggGGCAGCGCCGCTTAGGGAGCCCGCTTAGGGAGCTCGCTTAGGGAGCCCGCCGTTGCAGATCCTGGAGGCGGCGGACAAGACGCAGGCCCTGGACATGAAGCGGCACTGTCTGCACATCATCGTGCACCAGTTCACCAAGGTCAGGGCTCAGGGCGCACCCCCCTTGTCGCCAGCCAGGTCCGGGTCGGGTGCAGGGGACTGGAGCCTGGCCCTGGCAGCAGTGGGCGCTGGGGATAACCACACGGAGAGGTCCACACGCTGGCcgctcctcaccccacccccccatccccgAAAGACCGTGGTCGCCTGGCCCGGGGCAGAAGGGAGCACCTGGCTCCAACCTCTGGCCTCTGGTTGCCTCCGCAGGTTTCCAAGCTGCCCACGCTGCGCTTGCTGAgccagcagctgctgctggacATCATCGACTCGCTGGCCTCCCACATCTCAGACAAGCAGTGTGCAGAGCTGGGGGCCGACATATGAGGGCCGAGCGATgctgccccgccccaccccgcccgctGCAGCCCGTGCCACTCACACTTGGGCCTCCAGCTGAGGGGCCCAGTGCCCAGAGCCTCCCAAAGGGGGCTGAGCGGACACGGCGGTGCCCCAAACGCCCCTCTCGTTGCTGAGGACACACATCCCCCGGGAAATGGACAGTGAAGCAGGCCTCTGACTCGCGCCCGCCCCAGGGTGGGGTGCCAGGCTTCAATGGTGAGACCACCACAGGGGGAAGCACCTGGCCAGGGGCCCagaggggcagaggagcccagcagggagCTGGCTTTGGGTCCCCTACCATCTTGCAGGGGCCCAGCATGGTTTGTGCCTCCCGCCACTGGGTCATGTTGCCAAGGCGCCTTGATGTGGGCTGCACAGCAACCCCTGACCCTCGTCAAGGTCGGTGTAAGTAAGGGTCCTGTCCTGCTACCCAGAGCTTGGGCAGGTGGAGTCCAACTCCAGATGAACTGTGAGGCGTGAAGGGCTCTGAGCTCAGCTCCCAGCCGGAGGGGTCAGCACCTCCGGACGGCCGGGCACCCCCCGGCGTGGGCACACATCGGGGCCCTGGGTGTCCCAGAATGAAGTCGGAGACGTCCCAGGTCCCCGCCTGCTCCCACCATCTACTGTCAATGGGCTAGCCTCCATTAAAGGCACAGCAGCGCTACCTGCACCCACAGCTCACCGCGCAGTCCTCCCACGGTGAGGCCAGGCAGCCCGAGGGCGCAGGACACACCAGCCTTGCAGGGCTCTCTGTTCACTCCAGCTGCTCCCCAGCCCCCAAGGCGGGCTGCGGGGAGGAACGAAGGCCAGCCTCCGGCCTCTCCTGGCCCCTTGCTGGCTGCCGTACTCCTGAGCTGCCTGGAGGTTCCTGCCTGGGCGGGGCTGGGCCTCCCCATCCTCTGTCCTGCGTCCATCCCAGTGGGTAAGGCACCATTCTGCCCCCCTTCTGGGAACAACATCTCTTGTGCCCAGGCTGCCAGGAAGCCACTTAGGGGAAAACAGTCTTCTGAGCCTTAAAGCTCGTTTCCTGCCTCAGGTTGTGCCCCCAGGATCCACACAGGGCCTGCCACACCTCCGGCCTGACTGGCGGGCCCGGGGGTGGCGGGTGGGTGGACAGCCTCGGTCGAGGGGCGCTCACCTGGAGGCGCAGGAAGTTCGGCAACGGCCTGAGTGAGGGGGGCCTCGGCCAGCCTGGGGGCGTGGGGACCACCGCGAGTGCAGGGCCGAGCCCTCTAGCGGGCTATAGCCGGTCGGGGGAGATGGACGTGGTACCCAGGGGGCGGGGCCCCAACGCTCCGCTGAGCCAGAGAGCAGGGCTTCTT
Coding sequences within it:
- the LZTR1 gene encoding leucine-zipper-like transcriptional regulator 1 isoform X1, whose amino-acid sequence is MAGPGGSGGPIGAGALAGGARSKVAPSVDFDHSCSDSVEYLTLNFGPSETVHRWRRLPPCDEFVGARRSKHTVVAYKDAIYVFGGDNGKTMLNDLLRFDVKDCSWCRAFTTGTPPAPRYHHSAVVYGSSMFVFGGYTGDIYSNSNLKNKNDLFEYKFATGQWTEWKIEGRLPVARSAHGATVYSDKLWIFAGYDGNARLNDMWTIGLQDRELTCWEEVAQSGEIPPSCCNFPAAVCRDRMFVFSGQSGAKITNNLFQFEFKDQTWTRIPTEHLLRGAPPPPQRRYGHTMVAFDRHLYVFGGAADNTLPNELHCYDVDFQTWEVIQPSSDSEVGGAEMPERASASEEVPAPGSEERTGCKKSRDVFGLDFGSTTSRQPSLPASELPSGRLFHAAAVISDAMYIFGGTVDNNIRSGEMYRFQFSSYPKCTLHEDYGRLWEARQFCDVEFVLGEKEECVQGHVAIVTARSRWLRRKIAQARKLEEEAAPAPREGPVAAAGAARPPLLRVAIREAEARPFEVLMQFLYTDKIQYPRKGHVEDVLLIMDVYKLALGFQLCRLEQLCRQYIEASVDLQNVLVVCESAARLQLGQLKEHCLNFVVKESHFNQVIMMKEFERLSSPLIVEIVRRKQQPPPRAPSDQPVDIGTSLIQDMKAYLEGAGAEFCDITLLLDGHPRPAHKAILAARSSYFEAMFRSFMPEDGQVNISIGEMVPSRQAFESMLRYIYYGEVNMPPEDSLYLFSAPYYYGFYNNRLQAYCKQNLEMNVTVQNVLQILEAADKTQALDMKRHCLHIIVHQFTKVSKLPTLRLLSQQLLLDIIDSLASHISDKQCAELGADI
- the LZTR1 gene encoding leucine-zipper-like transcriptional regulator 1 isoform X2; protein product: MGCAPGLPVHGLLLGVCAASLQSCSTLCDPVDCSNQAPLSVGLSRAFTTGTPPAPRYHHSAVVYGSSMFVFGGYTGDIYSNSNLKNKNDLFEYKFATGQWTEWKIEGRLPVARSAHGATVYSDKLWIFAGYDGNARLNDMWTIGLQDRELTCWEEVAQSGEIPPSCCNFPAAVCRDRMFVFSGQSGAKITNNLFQFEFKDQTWTRIPTEHLLRGAPPPPQRRYGHTMVAFDRHLYVFGGAADNTLPNELHCYDVDFQTWEVIQPSSDSEVGGAEMPERASASEEVPAPGSEERTGCKKSRDVFGLDFGSTTSRQPSLPASELPSGRLFHAAAVISDAMYIFGGTVDNNIRSGEMYRFQFSSYPKCTLHEDYGRLWEARQFCDVEFVLGEKEECVQGHVAIVTARSRWLRRKIAQARKLEEEAAPAPREGPVAAAGAARPPLLRVAIREAEARPFEVLMQFLYTDKIQYPRKGHVEDVLLIMDVYKLALGFQLCRLEQLCRQYIEASVDLQNVLVVCESAARLQLGQLKEHCLNFVVKESHFNQVIMMKEFERLSSPLIVEIVRRKQQPPPRAPSDQPVDIGTSLIQDMKAYLEGAGAEFCDITLLLDGHPRPAHKAILAARSSYFEAMFRSFMPEDGQVNISIGEMVPSRQAFESMLRYIYYGEVNMPPEDSLYLFSAPYYYGFYNNRLQAYCKQNLEMNVTVQNVLQILEAADKTQALDMKRHCLHIIVHQFTKVSKLPTLRLLSQQLLLDIIDSLASHISDKQCAELGADI
- the LZTR1 gene encoding leucine-zipper-like transcriptional regulator 1 isoform X3; the protein is MFVFGGYTGDIYSNSNLKNKNDLFEYKFATGQWTEWKIEGRLPVARSAHGATVYSDKLWIFAGYDGNARLNDMWTIGLQDRELTCWEEVAQSGEIPPSCCNFPAAVCRDRMFVFSGQSGAKITNNLFQFEFKDQTWTRIPTEHLLRGAPPPPQRRYGHTMVAFDRHLYVFGGAADNTLPNELHCYDVDFQTWEVIQPSSDSEVGGAEMPERASASEEVPAPGSEERTGCKKSRDVFGLDFGSTTSRQPSLPASELPSGRLFHAAAVISDAMYIFGGTVDNNIRSGEMYRFQFSSYPKCTLHEDYGRLWEARQFCDVEFVLGEKEECVQGHVAIVTARSRWLRRKIAQARKLEEEAAPAPREGPVAAAGAARPPLLRVAIREAEARPFEVLMQFLYTDKIQYPRKGHVEDVLLIMDVYKLALGFQLCRLEQLCRQYIEASVDLQNVLVVCESAARLQLGQLKEHCLNFVVKESHFNQVIMMKEFERLSSPLIVEIVRRKQQPPPRAPSDQPVDIGTSLIQDMKAYLEGAGAEFCDITLLLDGHPRPAHKAILAARSSYFEAMFRSFMPEDGQVNISIGEMVPSRQAFESMLRYIYYGEVNMPPEDSLYLFSAPYYYGFYNNRLQAYCKQNLEMNVTVQNVLQILEAADKTQALDMKRHCLHIIVHQFTKVSKLPTLRLLSQQLLLDIIDSLASHISDKQCAELGADI